The following proteins are encoded in a genomic region of Desulfosporosinus youngiae DSM 17734:
- a CDS encoding trimethylamine--corrinoid methyltransferase, with translation MRFDYYSEEQLLQVHEASLDLLKKVGISTSSQRFRTLLLDHGCIEKGDRILFTQDVIDKGMKTVPAVFNLYGRNDLHKLEIGAKKAYCQTLVGAPSVIDLETGERRDAMLKDLEDMTRLADALDSVNIISPLFPRDVPQEIILTVETATCLRSTSKPLSICVESSRELKFIHELLVAAAGSEKALREKPLAQLPVSPVSPLGYGFDPAEALLDVVEAGLPLGVEPCPQMGATGPMSMNGLVAMHNAEVLAGVIAAQLYKPGAPLTMSTRATFMDMRTGLGLWAAPEMGMMSAGLNQLGRHYHIPVAPGGYCGSSKIADMQSGYEHLYNALIEALTGSDIIGSAGSLDNALVECFTMLVMDNEISSMVQRTIKEFEVNADNLAVDVVTEIIENNDNFLGHKHTRKYLRSGELWVPTISQRQTFEQWAVKGQKVEDIAKERAKNLLAAHQPAPLSAEVEKEFTRILADAKKALM, from the coding sequence ATGAGATTCGATTACTATTCTGAAGAGCAACTTTTACAGGTTCATGAAGCAAGCCTGGATCTTCTCAAAAAGGTGGGAATCAGCACCAGCTCGCAAAGGTTCAGGACCTTGCTCCTAGATCATGGCTGTATTGAAAAGGGGGATAGAATCCTTTTCACTCAGGATGTTATTGACAAAGGAATGAAGACCGTACCGGCCGTTTTCAATCTTTACGGCCGCAACGATCTGCATAAATTGGAAATCGGGGCCAAAAAGGCCTACTGCCAGACCTTGGTTGGCGCACCGTCAGTCATTGACCTGGAAACCGGCGAGCGCCGGGATGCCATGCTCAAAGATTTAGAGGATATGACCCGCCTGGCGGATGCCCTGGACAGTGTCAATATCATATCGCCCCTTTTTCCCAGGGACGTGCCCCAGGAAATCATTCTGACGGTTGAGACGGCGACTTGTCTGCGCAGCACTTCCAAGCCCTTAAGTATTTGTGTGGAGTCTTCCCGGGAATTGAAATTTATCCACGAACTTTTGGTAGCCGCTGCGGGCAGCGAAAAGGCTCTCAGGGAAAAACCGCTGGCCCAGCTGCCTGTTTCACCGGTCAGTCCTTTGGGTTATGGTTTTGATCCGGCGGAAGCCTTGCTGGATGTGGTGGAAGCAGGCCTGCCTTTGGGTGTTGAGCCTTGCCCGCAAATGGGCGCTACCGGTCCGATGAGCATGAACGGGCTGGTGGCTATGCACAATGCGGAAGTCCTGGCCGGCGTGATCGCGGCCCAGCTTTACAAACCCGGCGCTCCTTTAACCATGTCCACCCGGGCTACATTTATGGATATGAGGACGGGCCTCGGTTTATGGGCGGCACCTGAAATGGGCATGATGTCCGCGGGGCTGAACCAATTGGGACGCCATTATCACATCCCGGTTGCTCCCGGCGGCTATTGCGGAAGCTCCAAGATCGCGGATATGCAAAGCGGCTATGAGCATCTTTACAACGCCTTAATTGAGGCTTTAACCGGCAGTGATATCATCGGCTCGGCAGGGTCCCTGGATAATGCCTTAGTGGAGTGTTTCACTATGCTGGTCATGGATAATGAGATTTCTTCGATGGTGCAAAGGACCATTAAAGAGTTTGAAGTCAACGCGGATAACTTGGCTGTAGATGTTGTTACGGAAATAATCGAAAACAACGATAATTTCCTCGGTCATAAACATACCAGAAAATATCTGCGCTCCGGGGAACTATGGGTACCAACGATCAGCCAGAGACAAACCTTCGAACAATGGGCCGTTAAAGGTCAGAAAGTCGAGGATATAGCGAAAGAAAGAGCCAAGAACTTACTGGCTGCACATCAGCCGGCACCTCTAAGTGCCGAAGTTGAAAAAGAATTTACAAGGATACTTGCCGATGCCAAAAAGGCATTAATGTAA
- a CDS encoding corrinoid protein — protein sequence MANEEILDKLIEGVREGDAAQVKEWTDKAIAAGMPPLTIINEGLTLGIQAVGALFADGTYFLPDLLLGAKAMDAGIKVIEPLMADEKREFLGRVLMGTVEGDLHEIGKNIVIMMLKTSGFEVLDIGIDVPAKKFIEKTQEFKPDIIGISALLTTTVGRQKEIIELLQEEGLRDKVKVMIGGAPINQNWADTIGADGYAEDATVAVDVAKRLLAV from the coding sequence ATGGCTAATGAAGAAATTCTGGATAAGCTTATTGAAGGCGTGCGCGAAGGTGACGCTGCGCAGGTAAAAGAGTGGACAGATAAAGCGATTGCGGCCGGGATGCCACCCCTCACTATAATTAATGAAGGTTTGACCTTAGGGATTCAGGCGGTAGGCGCTTTGTTTGCCGACGGGACTTACTTCCTGCCGGATTTGCTCTTAGGCGCTAAAGCTATGGATGCGGGAATCAAAGTCATAGAACCGCTGATGGCCGACGAAAAAAGAGAATTCTTAGGCCGGGTGTTAATGGGAACTGTAGAAGGCGACTTGCACGAAATCGGCAAGAATATTGTCATTATGATGTTAAAGACATCCGGATTTGAAGTACTGGATATCGGAATTGACGTTCCGGCCAAGAAGTTTATCGAAAAGACGCAAGAATTTAAACCGGACATTATTGGCATCTCGGCGCTTTTAACAACCACTGTCGGGCGGCAGAAGGAAATTATCGAACTTCTGCAGGAAGAGGGTCTTAGAGACAAAGTTAAAGTAATGATCGGCGGCGCACCGATTAACCAGAACTGGGCGGATACTATTGGAGCGGACGGCTATGCGGAAGATGCTACGGTAGCGGTGGATGTTGCCAAACGGCTTTTGGCGGTATAG
- a CDS encoding sigma-54-dependent Fis family transcriptional regulator — protein sequence MVENSSLIKDIFGAFISDIHQGLAVIDSAGILEICNLRFAEILGKDQVGLINRNISDLIPGFDEDCYGRERSLNLHPYQSISLKTLPVGNQTIGTFFLVILSEDEDQEREKTLFLNQAFETILDNIDEGVMVVDSKSRVVYCNRVQLEFDGLELETILGQPTPEIYNFDPESGTLWKCIKTEKYFGPYVQYYCSNYGQYIRVTGNNFPVKQGERTTGAVAIYRNLQESEEMVAKIINLQKRMNLEQSDYLSVLVSGSSAKERKFSFDDILGDSSRIRDSIFWAKGAAKSDSPVFIYGETGTGKEMFAQSIHCSSRRCQKPLVSINCAAIPETLLEGIIFGTVKGVFTGAVDRKGLFEEADGGTLFLDEINSMPLGLQSKLLRALEERKIRRLGGKNEIPVDVRIISTCNIEPLELIRQNLLRTDLYYRLAVINLEIPPLRARKEDINLLVRFFVKGFNMKMKKNICEISPDVFALLESHDWPGNVRQLKHWIESAMNMVPEDEPVFSKKYMPRNFKSFMGTISLNNEPIKQGEVFEEIKEQERARLINALKQHGGNITKTANELNISRQVLYYRLRKLGIK from the coding sequence ATGGTAGAGAATAGCTCTCTTATTAAAGACATATTTGGAGCATTCATTTCGGATATACATCAGGGATTAGCTGTCATTGATTCAGCAGGTATATTGGAGATTTGCAATCTGCGTTTTGCTGAAATATTGGGGAAAGACCAGGTAGGTTTAATTAACAGGAACATTTCGGACCTTATTCCCGGATTTGACGAGGATTGCTATGGGAGAGAGAGGTCTCTCAATCTTCATCCTTATCAAAGCATTTCTTTAAAAACCCTGCCTGTCGGAAACCAAACCATCGGAACATTTTTTTTGGTCATTCTATCTGAAGATGAGGACCAGGAAAGGGAAAAAACCTTATTTTTAAATCAGGCATTTGAAACGATTCTGGATAATATCGACGAAGGGGTGATGGTCGTTGATTCTAAAAGCAGAGTCGTTTACTGCAATAGGGTTCAGCTGGAGTTTGACGGGCTGGAACTGGAAACTATTCTTGGCCAGCCAACCCCGGAAATTTATAACTTTGATCCGGAAAGCGGCACCCTATGGAAATGTATAAAGACAGAGAAATATTTTGGCCCTTACGTTCAATACTACTGTTCTAATTACGGTCAGTATATTCGTGTCACTGGAAATAATTTTCCGGTCAAACAAGGAGAAAGAACTACGGGAGCAGTAGCTATCTACAGGAATTTGCAAGAGAGCGAAGAAATGGTTGCCAAAATAATTAACCTGCAAAAACGGATGAATCTTGAGCAGTCGGATTATCTAAGTGTCTTAGTCAGCGGTTCGTCAGCAAAAGAACGCAAGTTTTCGTTTGACGATATCCTTGGTGACAGTTCCCGCATTCGTGACAGTATCTTCTGGGCGAAGGGGGCGGCTAAATCGGATTCACCGGTTTTCATTTACGGGGAAACCGGTACCGGCAAAGAGATGTTCGCCCAGAGCATTCATTGCAGCAGCAGGAGATGCCAGAAACCCCTGGTCTCCATTAACTGCGCTGCTATTCCCGAAACATTACTGGAGGGCATAATTTTCGGTACAGTCAAAGGTGTGTTTACCGGTGCGGTTGACCGTAAAGGTCTATTTGAGGAAGCGGACGGCGGCACGCTCTTTCTGGATGAGATTAATTCTATGCCCCTTGGCTTACAGAGTAAACTGCTCCGCGCCCTGGAAGAACGAAAGATCAGAAGGCTGGGCGGCAAGAACGAGATTCCTGTCGATGTACGCATCATCAGCACTTGCAATATCGAACCCCTGGAGCTCATCCGTCAAAACCTTCTGCGAACGGATTTATATTACCGGCTGGCGGTGATTAACCTGGAAATCCCGCCTTTGCGCGCCAGGAAAGAGGACATCAATCTTCTGGTCCGTTTTTTTGTAAAAGGTTTTAATATGAAAATGAAAAAGAACATTTGCGAAATTTCTCCGGATGTTTTTGCGCTTTTAGAAAGCCACGACTGGCCGGGCAATGTCAGACAGCTGAAACACTGGATTGAATCGGCGATGAATATGGTTCCTGAGGATGAACCTGTTTTCAGCAAAAAATATATGCCCCGAAATTTCAAATCCTTTATGGGCACCATATCTTTAAACAATGAACCCATAAAGCAAGGCGAAGTGTTTGAGGAAATTAAGGAGCAGGAACGTGCCAGGTTGATCAATGCTTTGAAGCAGCATGGCGGCAATATCACCAAGACTGCCAATGAATTGAATATCAGCCGGCAAGTCCTCTATTACCGATTGCGTAAACTGGGCATCAAATAA
- the caiT gene encoding L-carnitine/gamma-butyrobetaine antiporter, with protein MSNTPKTVEKLETDKILYFAPIILIIGVCIYLGLNLERASELINISFAFVTGNFSWFYQIFTFGCLLVCLYMIVGKYGSLRFGNEKPEFSTFSWLSMIFTAALGGSVVLWATIEPFYYLMGPPFGAEPFSYEAYQWATSYPLFHWGFTGNSMYCALGVAFGYMFWVRKKDVNRASSACAMLLGEKITRGWVGKVIDVLLILSIVGGIATTLGLATPLASELIVSVFGIPRTMTMDISLILFWIIAISLCVYSGLHKGIKLISNFRMWLIFAVLAYVFIVGPKVFMLNNFCEGLGNMMNDFFKMSFYTEPFANKDFNGFPQWWTIFYWAWWASYASQMGIYFARISKGRTVREFCIAILTATGLGVWIFFAVFGNYTLHTFMNDRLPQLTDTLNNLGNASAVVQVWSTLPLTNVFLFAMLLMTLVATITLLNGTAYTLAILSTKKMTGEQEPPGWNRISWVLVLGILALVLMAIGGLKAVQTSSVLVSFPMLFIFIIIIIGFFKVIREDDWGHFQRDAAKTAPITIEADGSPAKSV; from the coding sequence ATGAGTAATACACCGAAAACGGTGGAAAAGTTAGAGACTGATAAAATCTTGTACTTTGCGCCGATTATTTTGATTATAGGGGTTTGTATTTATCTGGGCCTTAACTTAGAAAGGGCCAGCGAGTTGATCAATATCTCTTTTGCATTCGTGACCGGTAATTTCAGCTGGTTTTATCAGATATTTACGTTTGGGTGTTTGTTAGTTTGTTTGTACATGATCGTCGGTAAATACGGTAGTCTTAGATTCGGAAATGAAAAACCCGAGTTTTCCACGTTCAGCTGGCTGTCTATGATTTTCACCGCAGCACTGGGCGGATCAGTGGTTTTGTGGGCGACGATTGAACCATTTTATTATCTGATGGGACCTCCCTTTGGCGCAGAACCATTCTCCTATGAGGCCTATCAATGGGCGACCAGCTATCCCTTGTTTCACTGGGGTTTTACCGGCAACTCTATGTACTGTGCCTTGGGTGTAGCCTTTGGTTATATGTTCTGGGTGCGCAAAAAAGATGTGAATAGAGCCAGCAGCGCTTGTGCTATGCTCTTAGGCGAAAAAATCACCCGCGGCTGGGTTGGCAAGGTGATCGATGTTCTCTTGATCCTGTCCATTGTGGGCGGTATCGCTACAACCTTAGGCTTAGCGACGCCATTGGCCAGCGAACTGATTGTATCCGTTTTCGGCATCCCGCGGACAATGACTATGGATATTAGTTTGATCCTTTTCTGGATCATCGCTATTTCTCTCTGCGTTTACAGCGGACTTCATAAAGGAATCAAATTGATCAGCAACTTTCGGATGTGGCTAATCTTCGCAGTTCTGGCTTATGTTTTTATCGTCGGACCAAAAGTTTTCATGTTAAATAATTTCTGCGAAGGCTTGGGCAATATGATGAATGACTTCTTTAAAATGAGTTTTTATACAGAGCCTTTTGCCAACAAGGATTTTAACGGTTTCCCCCAATGGTGGACTATTTTCTATTGGGCCTGGTGGGCAAGCTATGCCTCGCAAATGGGTATTTACTTTGCCCGGATCTCTAAAGGGCGTACGGTCAGAGAATTCTGCATCGCTATTTTGACCGCCACCGGACTGGGAGTATGGATTTTCTTCGCTGTATTTGGCAACTACACATTGCATACCTTTATGAATGACCGGCTGCCCCAGCTGACAGACACCTTGAACAATTTGGGCAACGCGTCAGCGGTGGTTCAGGTCTGGTCAACCTTACCCCTGACTAATGTATTCCTGTTCGCGATGCTGTTAATGACCTTGGTGGCGACGATCACCTTGTTAAACGGTACTGCCTATACCTTGGCCATATTGAGCACCAAAAAAATGACCGGCGAGCAGGAGCCGCCCGGCTGGAACCGGATATCCTGGGTGTTAGTCTTAGGCATTTTGGCTTTGGTCCTCATGGCCATCGGCGGTCTGAAAGCGGTTCAAACCTCCAGCGTTTTGGTATCATTCCCTATGCTGTTCATTTTTATCATCATTATCATTGGATTCTTCAAAGTGATTAGGGAGGATGACTGGGGCCATTTCCAACGAGATGCGGCCAAAACGGCACCGATTACAATTGAAGCTGACGGTTCCCCTGCCAAATCAGTTTAA
- a CDS encoding MFS transporter — protein sequence MGSGLEDVEFNPFLKKLIIFASGGPFLDGYIMVIIGLALTQLGPQLNLDVFWTGLIGASALAGLFVGGLVFGYVTDLVGRQLMFTIDLVAIIILSIWQIFITTPLELFLLRFAMGVAVGADYPIATSLIAEFTPRKYRAMSMGFIAGVWYVGATVADVVGYFLLDVNGGWRWMLGSAAIPAIILIIGRIGTPESPRWLVSKGRVDEARVIVKKVFGPDAEPILEDEHFEKTRLSKFIKLGYFKKLLFVVILYTAQVLPMYAIYTFGPQILTAFGLGSGNMAVLGDIVISVFFLIGCIPTMFWLESFGRRPLCIIGFVFMTLAMLVLGLFPGASIVIIVGAFALYAFFSGGPGILEWLYPNELFPTEIRATAIGIAVAFSKVCTFLAMFILPYSIKEYGIGPTMLMGAAISAIGLAASIVWAPETKGMTLSQSSSVIIK from the coding sequence ATGGGATCAGGGTTAGAGGATGTCGAGTTTAATCCTTTTCTTAAGAAGTTGATAATTTTTGCGAGTGGCGGTCCTTTTTTAGATGGATATATCATGGTTATTATTGGATTGGCGCTTACACAATTAGGTCCTCAGCTTAATTTGGATGTTTTCTGGACCGGATTGATTGGGGCATCTGCACTTGCCGGATTGTTTGTCGGAGGCTTGGTTTTTGGCTATGTTACCGATTTAGTGGGGCGTCAGCTTATGTTCACCATCGATCTGGTCGCGATAATAATCCTTTCAATCTGGCAGATATTTATCACGACTCCACTTGAACTTTTTTTACTGCGCTTCGCTATGGGGGTTGCCGTAGGTGCCGACTATCCCATTGCGACCTCCCTGATAGCGGAATTTACGCCCCGGAAGTACCGGGCTATGTCTATGGGATTTATTGCGGGGGTTTGGTATGTCGGGGCAACCGTGGCAGACGTTGTGGGTTACTTTCTGCTTGATGTGAATGGTGGTTGGCGATGGATGCTGGGAAGTGCTGCCATACCGGCTATCATACTCATAATTGGCCGTATAGGCACACCGGAATCACCCCGATGGTTAGTGAGTAAAGGGCGTGTTGATGAGGCGCGCGTAATTGTGAAAAAGGTATTTGGCCCTGATGCCGAACCTATTTTGGAAGATGAACATTTCGAAAAGACACGGTTAAGTAAGTTCATTAAATTAGGGTATTTTAAGAAACTTCTATTTGTTGTCATCTTATATACAGCCCAGGTTTTGCCGATGTATGCGATTTATACATTTGGCCCTCAGATATTAACGGCATTTGGCCTGGGGTCAGGCAATATGGCGGTATTAGGAGATATAGTAATCAGCGTTTTTTTCTTGATCGGCTGTATACCGACCATGTTTTGGCTGGAGTCATTCGGACGCCGCCCCTTGTGTATTATAGGTTTTGTTTTTATGACCTTAGCAATGTTGGTGTTGGGCTTGTTCCCGGGTGCATCGATCGTTATTATCGTTGGTGCCTTTGCACTTTACGCATTCTTTTCCGGCGGCCCCGGTATTTTAGAATGGCTTTATCCAAATGAGCTTTTCCCAACTGAGATTCGGGCTACGGCAATAGGGATCGCAGTGGCCTTTAGTAAAGTTTGCACGTTTTTAGCCATGTTTATTTTGCCCTATAGTATAAAGGAGTACGGAATCGGACCAACTATGCTCATGGGTGCGGCAATATCGGCTATTGGCTTGGCGGCATCAATCGTTTGGGCCCCGGAGACAAAAGGTATGACGCTTTCTCAATCATCAAGTGTTATCATTAAATGA
- a CDS encoding carbohydrate-binding domain-containing protein has protein sequence MKKLLGIMLSLTLLTTGLAGCASTKESLNAESPSPSAAIAINAISVNYDSDDYYFDWKNVSYKTIGLNGSSVTVMGDGLAAEGSSVTISASGVYEISGTLTDGSIIVDVNKDTDDETVFLVLNGAAINSQTSAPIYIKGAKKAVILLEDNTKNSVLGGSGNLVNADNEPSAAIFSKADLTITGSGSLTVTGDYNDGITSKDDLKITDGTLIVNAKSDGIVGKDSLSVKNGSITITAGKDGLRSTNETDEGKGTVVLQNGQFTITAANDAIQAFKQVQIEDGTFNLNSGGGYPGKSISSGSNDFGLGGRPGQNPQATTASTVSTEEESKKGLKAGQGILINGGTINVSSYEDSIHSNQDIALNGGNLTLQSGDDGVHADNNLVINNGELFIKNSYESLEGLNITINGGKINAASTDDGINVNNREGVLTITGGEIALNANGDGIDSNGSINMTGGTVYVDGPSANGNGAIDYDNGFTISGGTLVASGSSGMAQGPSSNTQPSILMSYSSTQAAGTTITLKDKDGNSVVTYTPTKDYSSVAISAPKLAVGSTYTLYSGNTKLVDAALSDSITYLSESGVTSKPQNSGPGGGGAGGRRPGGAGDMPDGKMPSGGMPPNEGGMPPAERLPE, from the coding sequence ATGAAAAAATTGCTGGGGATTATGTTATCCCTGACCCTATTAACGACAGGCCTGGCAGGGTGTGCTTCCACGAAAGAAAGCCTCAATGCGGAAAGCCCAAGTCCAAGCGCCGCCATCGCGATTAATGCCATTTCTGTAAACTATGATAGCGATGATTATTATTTTGACTGGAAAAACGTCAGCTATAAGACGATCGGGTTAAATGGAAGCTCGGTCACGGTAATGGGGGACGGCTTAGCCGCAGAAGGCTCTTCTGTTACGATCTCCGCATCGGGAGTCTATGAAATTAGCGGAACGTTGACCGATGGGAGTATAATCGTCGATGTGAATAAAGACACGGATGACGAAACGGTCTTTCTTGTGTTAAACGGAGCCGCTATTAATAGCCAAACAAGCGCTCCGATCTATATTAAAGGTGCTAAAAAAGCAGTCATACTCCTTGAAGATAACACTAAAAACTCGGTTTTAGGTGGAAGCGGCAATCTTGTAAATGCCGATAATGAACCGTCTGCAGCCATCTTCAGCAAGGCTGATCTTACGATCACGGGCAGCGGATCATTAACAGTTACAGGAGATTATAATGATGGAATTACAAGCAAGGATGACTTGAAAATAACGGACGGAACCCTGATTGTAAACGCCAAGTCTGACGGAATCGTTGGCAAGGACAGCCTGAGTGTTAAAAATGGAAGCATCACCATCACCGCCGGTAAAGACGGCCTGCGCTCAACCAATGAAACCGATGAGGGCAAGGGAACTGTTGTTTTACAAAATGGACAATTCACAATTACTGCCGCCAACGATGCCATACAAGCCTTTAAACAAGTGCAAATTGAGGATGGTACCTTCAATCTGAACTCCGGCGGTGGTTATCCTGGTAAGAGTATCAGCAGCGGCAGCAATGACTTTGGCCTTGGCGGCCGCCCTGGTCAAAACCCCCAGGCAACGACAGCGAGCACAGTGAGTACAGAGGAAGAAAGCAAAAAAGGCTTAAAAGCCGGGCAAGGTATCCTGATAAATGGTGGGACCATCAATGTTTCTTCCTATGAGGATTCAATACACAGCAACCAGGATATTGCCCTGAATGGGGGCAACCTGACCTTGCAAAGCGGGGACGATGGGGTACACGCTGATAACAACTTAGTTATCAATAACGGTGAACTATTTATAAAGAACTCCTATGAGAGTTTAGAGGGTTTAAATATCACGATAAACGGCGGAAAAATTAACGCTGCCTCGACCGATGACGGAATTAATGTTAATAACCGAGAAGGTGTTTTGACGATCACGGGCGGCGAGATTGCTTTAAACGCAAACGGTGACGGAATAGATTCTAATGGGAGTATCAACATGACAGGTGGCACGGTCTATGTTGACGGCCCATCAGCAAATGGCAATGGGGCTATCGATTATGACAACGGCTTTACTATAAGCGGGGGAACACTCGTAGCATCCGGCAGTTCCGGGATGGCTCAAGGTCCAAGCAGCAATACGCAGCCATCGATCCTTATGTCTTACAGCTCTACGCAAGCGGCAGGAACGACGATAACCCTTAAAGATAAGGACGGCAATAGTGTTGTAACTTATACACCTACAAAAGACTATAGCTCCGTGGCAATTTCCGCGCCTAAGTTAGCAGTAGGCTCAACCTATACGCTATACAGCGGAAACACAAAACTAGTAGATGCTGCACTCTCAGACTCCATCACCTATCTTTCGGAATCGGGTGTGACCAGTAAACCGCAAAATTCCGGACCCGGGGGCGGAGGCGCGGGCGGCAGGAGGCCTGGCGGTGCCGGAGATATGCCTGATGGTAAAATGCCTTCTGGCGGCATGCCTCCTAATGAAGGAGGGATGCCGCCGGCTGAAAGGCTCCCGGAATAA
- a CDS encoding DUF4956 domain-containing protein translates to MLETLLAPTGGDSLTLAHSLAILGAALALGLFISLVYIHTHKKQGYSAGFTLTMIMLPAIISVIILLIGNNVARAFSLAGAFSLIRFRSAPGEPKDIAYVLFTLATGLACGMGYIAYAALFAFILCSVMVLLHYTNFPNPKANAMQLKIIVPENLNFQGLFDDILNQYTDSWVMNRVKTKDFGTLFEVVYNINLKRSINQKAFFDELRCRNGNLNISLTSHQLEDKIYA, encoded by the coding sequence ATGTTAGAAACCTTACTAGCCCCTACGGGCGGAGATTCCCTTACTTTGGCCCATTCGCTTGCTATTTTGGGTGCCGCCTTAGCACTCGGTCTCTTTATCAGCCTGGTTTATATTCACACCCACAAAAAGCAAGGCTACTCCGCAGGATTTACCCTAACTATGATTATGCTGCCTGCCATTATTTCCGTGATTATCTTATTGATCGGGAATAACGTGGCACGAGCCTTTAGCTTAGCCGGGGCCTTCAGCCTCATTCGATTTAGAAGTGCTCCCGGTGAACCAAAAGATATTGCTTATGTGCTATTTACCTTAGCAACGGGTCTGGCCTGTGGGATGGGATATATCGCCTACGCTGCGCTTTTTGCGTTCATATTATGTTCGGTCATGGTTCTGCTTCATTACACGAACTTCCCAAACCCAAAGGCTAATGCCATGCAACTGAAAATCATCGTCCCGGAAAATCTTAACTTTCAAGGCTTATTTGATGACATCCTCAATCAATATACTGATTCCTGGGTTATGAACCGGGTTAAGACAAAAGATTTTGGAACCCTTTTTGAAGTTGTTTACAATATCAACCTGAAACGATCCATCAATCAAAAGGCATTTTTTGATGAACTGAGATGCCGCAATGGCAATCTGAATATCTCGTTAACCTCTCATCAATTAGAGGATAAAATTTACGCGTAA
- a CDS encoding polyphosphate polymerase domain-containing protein produces the protein MAITTFKRYEIKFMLLQAQFDTLIPRLLEYMVPDAHCQNGKEYSIYNIYYDTHDNNLIRHSIAKPYYKEKLRLRSYTIPGSLDDEVFLELKKKIGGIVNKRRAILPLKDACDFIRSGKCPTTTNKLNLQVANEIEYFLSRNDVQPATYISYKRLAFFGKEDRDFRITFDYDILTRRHDLCLKTASFGDPLLEKGQYLMEVKLSSAAPIWLSRTLSNLKLYKMNFSKYGKEYENACTFLNPSLCANY, from the coding sequence ATGGCAATAACAACCTTCAAGCGTTATGAAATCAAATTCATGCTATTACAAGCACAATTTGATACGCTTATCCCTCGATTGTTAGAATACATGGTTCCCGATGCTCATTGTCAAAACGGAAAGGAGTACAGCATTTACAATATTTATTATGATACCCACGACAATAATCTAATCCGGCATTCAATTGCCAAACCCTACTATAAAGAAAAGCTTCGCCTGCGAAGCTATACTATCCCGGGCTCACTTGACGACGAGGTGTTTTTAGAACTAAAAAAGAAAATCGGCGGAATTGTCAATAAGAGGCGTGCAATCTTACCTTTAAAGGATGCCTGTGATTTTATTCGATCAGGGAAATGCCCAACGACTACGAACAAGCTCAATCTACAGGTTGCCAACGAAATTGAATACTTTTTAAGTCGCAATGATGTTCAGCCGGCGACTTACATTAGTTATAAACGACTGGCGTTTTTCGGCAAAGAGGATAGGGATTTTCGGATAACCTTTGATTACGATATCTTAACCAGAAGACACGACTTGTGTTTGAAAACGGCCAGTTTCGGAGACCCATTATTAGAAAAAGGACAGTATTTGATGGAAGTTAAACTATCCAGTGCAGCACCGATCTGGTTATCCCGGACGTTATCCAATCTGAAACTCTATAAAATGAACTTTTCGAAATACGGTAAGGAATATGAAAACGCCTGTACGTTTCTTAACCCAAGCCTATGTGCTAATTACTAA